The following DNA comes from Candidatus Woesearchaeota archaeon.
TGCCATATCCACACGACGCACACACCTTCCGGCTCGTGTGAAAACTATGCCTGCCACACCGGCGGCACACGATATGGCTCTTGCCCCTACTCCACTTTCCG
Coding sequences within:
- a CDS encoding 50S ribosomal protein L37e, with translation MSKGTAARGKWSRGKSHIVCRRCGRHSFHTSRKVCASCGYGKSPKRRTYHWKVE